From the Cloacibacillus sp. genome, the window CGCTCTTCTTCTTTTAACAGAGCGCTGATTTTCTTTTTATAGGCTGGGGTATATTTTTTAGCCGCCTCCTTAGCGCAGTCTGGTTCTATTAAATAGCGAAAATGAAATAAATTGTCCAAATCTTTGCGTGAAAGGTTAGGCACGAAGCATCCCTTATTTAAAGTACTCTCCAGGAGTCCGTCAGATACTAACCTTTTCAGCGCACTACGAACCGGAGTACGACTCATGTTAAGATGCTCCGCTATCTGTGCCTCGACAACAGAAGATCCTGGCGGGTAGTGGTGTTGAATTATCATAGTAATAATAGCGTTATATGCGATATCTTCGGCAGATACAGATGCCATGCTCTCTCTCCTATCTTAATTTTACCTCTATAATTTTAATATATAATAACACAAATAAATTGACTTTAAAGAAATGATGCCTTAGTAAATACATAAAAAAGATATGCGGTTCTTTAACATATAAACCAATGTGCTAACAACCGAAGAAACTCGGCCTATC encodes:
- a CDS encoding GntR family transcriptional regulator; translation: MASVSAEDIAYNAIITMIIQHHYPPGSSVVEAQIAEHLNMSRTPVRSALKRLVSDGLLESTLNKGCFVPNLSRKDLDNLFHFRYLIEPDCAKEAAKKYTPAYKKKISALLKEEERCLKSEGGQLHIVNEKIHSIIVDIADNDYYLHSVKQVTWRCQLYLFFFDNFYLNKILAGTKSPSEDFTSSRQHVLLFDAISQNDTKNAYIIMQEHVSSTYELLTTNKWR